A region from the Thermoplasmatales archaeon genome encodes:
- a CDS encoding methylthioribulose-1-phosphate dehydratase, which produces MNGNTEYSEIEIITRKDVSAAIIEAATDFYTRGWLFGTSGNLSAVLQTEPFRVAITGSGLDKGHLREEQIIEVDDRLNVLNGTYNPSSESALHVAIEKRLKCKAVYHTHSVWSSILSQRFLEQGGFTIRGYEMLKGLSGVSSHKHSEWFPVLENSQDMNSLAVKVDKLLQGHPEIHCFLLSGHGLYTWGSTLEEARRHVEVIEFLLDVYAHTGEHFQMS; this is translated from the coding sequence TTGAACGGGAATACAGAATATAGCGAAATTGAAATAATTACAAGAAAGGATGTATCAGCTGCAATAATTGAGGCTGCAACTGATTTCTATACACGTGGATGGCTATTTGGAACGAGCGGCAACCTGAGCGCAGTGCTTCAAACAGAACCTTTCAGGGTTGCAATCACCGGGAGCGGATTGGATAAGGGACACCTGAGGGAAGAACAGATTATTGAGGTCGATGACCGGCTGAACGTCCTTAATGGAACTTACAACCCCTCAAGCGAAAGTGCGCTGCATGTAGCTATTGAGAAACGACTGAAATGCAAGGCAGTTTATCACACGCATTCCGTATGGAGCAGCATCCTTTCGCAGAGATTCCTGGAACAGGGTGGTTTTACTATAAGAGGATATGAGATGCTTAAGGGACTCAGTGGCGTAAGCTCCCACAAACATTCTGAATGGTTTCCCGTTCTGGAGAACTCCCAGGACATGAACAGTCTCGCGGTAAAGGTAGACAAACTGCTGCAGGGTCACCCTGAAATCCACTGTTTTCTCCTGAGCGGTCATGGACTTTATACGTGGGGATCAACTCTTGAAGAAGCAAGACGGCATGTTGAAGTTATTGAATTCCTTCTCGATGTTTATGCGCATACAGGGGAACACTTCCAAATGAGCTAA
- a CDS encoding 3-ketoacyl-(acyl-carrier-protein) reductase, with protein sequence MANILKDQVAIITGAGSGIGKEMAILFGSEGAKLLLVDVVPERLKDVESILANHKIDAKTLPLDIRDKENVERIITTAIQTYGSIDILCNNAGIMDGAMSVAETSDELWNRVMDINLNAPFRMIRSAIPQMLKQKHGIILNTASIAGLHGGRAGAAYTVSKHGLIGLTKHAAAFYGDQGIRCNAMALGAVKTNIGIGSQHPDEMGLKVMQKTFGTMPAPADAGEIAKIALFFVSEQSAYVNGTVLVADSGWTVY encoded by the coding sequence ATGGCAAATATATTAAAAGACCAAGTCGCTATAATAACCGGAGCCGGTTCCGGAATTGGAAAAGAGATGGCTATTCTCTTTGGAAGTGAAGGGGCAAAACTCTTGCTCGTAGATGTTGTCCCTGAAAGACTTAAAGATGTTGAGTCCATTCTGGCAAATCACAAAATTGACGCTAAAACTCTTCCCTTAGATATTAGAGATAAGGAAAATGTAGAAAGAATAATTACCACAGCAATTCAGACATATGGCAGCATAGATATATTGTGCAACAATGCAGGTATAATGGACGGTGCAATGTCCGTCGCAGAAACCAGTGATGAACTTTGGAATAGAGTTATGGATATAAATCTAAATGCACCATTCAGAATGATACGATCAGCAATACCGCAGATGCTGAAGCAAAAGCATGGAATTATCCTTAATACTGCATCTATTGCAGGATTGCACGGTGGAAGAGCAGGTGCAGCATATACTGTATCAAAGCATGGATTGATTGGGTTAACGAAACATGCAGCAGCATTCTACGGTGATCAGGGGATACGATGTAACGCAATGGCTCTTGGAGCTGTGAAAACTAATATAGGTATTGGTTCCCAACATCCAGATGAAATGGGATTAAAAGTCATGCAAAAAACATTCGGTACCATGCCTGCACCTGCGGATGCTGGGGAAATTGCGAAAATCGCTCTCTTTTTTGTATCGGAACAATCTGCATATGTAAACGGAACAGTGCTTGTAGCTGACTCAGGTTGGACGGTCTATTGA
- a CDS encoding SnoaL-like domain protein codes for MDYIKAMDERRYDAAEELLDQNIKIYGPAGEGFGGPKGFINMMRKFPGRYDLKKMFVDRDEVCLLYDFGMEGKLVYMSSWYKVRNGKIEFIRTIFDPKAFDEPA; via the coding sequence ATGGATTACATAAAAGCCATGGATGAGCGCAGGTACGATGCGGCAGAAGAACTTCTGGACCAAAACATCAAAATTTATGGCCCAGCAGGAGAAGGTTTTGGTGGCCCAAAAGGCTTCATCAATATGATGAGAAAATTCCCTGGCCGTTATGACTTGAAGAAAATGTTTGTTGACAGGGATGAAGTGTGCCTTCTCTACGATTTTGGAATGGAGGGTAAATTGGTTTATATGAGTTCATGGTACAAGGTAAGGAATGGGAAAATAGAGTTCATAAGGACAATATTTGATCCCAAGGCGTTCGATGAACCAGCATAA
- a CDS encoding transport protein encodes MFESSFRKLGIISKNNRKKIIILWVILFLVMLPFASLLFSETSYNLTNSIITKNSMSYEASSILDSQFPSSASGGSASSIIIVTNNTPVNNLKDSGNLRNLTDTLNSYFETVPGYTNTTSIYGLENTTLHETVPGLKAGLSGTASLINGTTEFYNNINSTMGFEYGLPALYLNTYAKILITENASYARNASYNTTINASKNISNIIPLAVLYTNTFSQYWNATESSNLTSTRISNMSLAINSTLNNGSFQYASRSIYPLMYEIRNFTSLHSYNSSPSSTTYNTSYLIINGSYSINATAYGFIASYLNASVSRFVQKSMNIGLNPTADSIKNLSVSFQVNATLNVFAHNPLVSVNPLSINSFVNFLYGTNASIATSQEMLDNDFSSFAILPSSYVYHQFVGYDNSTTILVVSFDQNTSASLITSIDNITSTYKSTIPNSVYLVAGSSALDNQLAGESLNGMAKALIIGIILSVVIIGLFFRSPIAAFIPLLIFGFSAVISMGINGLIYKYVLHTSISFITPTLLLILILGLTSDYIVYIMSRYRQELRKNSADPIPESAQWAGHAVFTSGLTVALSYIVLWIADVPIFSDSGLTNAIGVSVSIMLANTLLIALLATFGKKLFWPSKIAENKKFPFEHTMTKIAGGVIHNKKKLTVVFVLVTLLGLYVYSVTPSSMDVFSLVPSSSGIQALEQVNASFHGDFFDRGYVILNFSSPLIVNGQYNTTELNQVTGVEKALMTDNAISQVYGPTYPFGYNVNISAVANYPAQDSKLYYEYMNDSIGQNPHYAMITFQLAEVAWNTYSSNAVSNLPGVIDKATTDPSYTYVVGGLTQGLNDAYSYTAQTFSKLVPILAIAVFVVLMIQLSSLLTPIRLIIMVMASVVVSLAVTYIIYFNVLGLPILIFLPLFSFITLLAVGLDYDIFMITRAREAVIKGMSNEDAIRTSIIENGGVIITLGLLLFAIFFSLTFSGIGIIQEIGTGLALGVLIDTFISWPFFVPAIMLIMKKYNWWPSKMSKER; translated from the coding sequence ATGTTTGAATCCTCCTTCAGGAAACTTGGTATTATTTCAAAAAATAATCGAAAGAAGATTATCATTTTATGGGTTATCCTCTTCCTTGTCATGCTTCCATTTGCATCGCTTCTATTCAGTGAAACTTCTTACAATCTCACCAACAGCATCATAACCAAGAACTCGATGTCTTATGAGGCAAGTTCTATACTCGATTCACAGTTTCCCTCATCAGCTTCCGGGGGGAGCGCCTCTTCTATTATTATAGTAACCAATAACACGCCAGTAAATAATCTAAAGGATTCAGGTAACCTTCGGAACCTTACTGATACTCTGAACAGTTACTTTGAGACTGTTCCTGGATACACCAACACAACTTCTATATATGGGTTGGAAAACACTACCTTGCATGAGACTGTCCCTGGTTTGAAGGCGGGACTTTCGGGCACAGCCAGTCTGATTAATGGCACAACGGAATTCTACAATAACATCAACAGCACTATGGGATTTGAATATGGTCTTCCTGCACTGTATCTAAATACATACGCAAAAATATTAATAACGGAAAATGCGAGTTATGCAAGGAATGCTTCTTACAACACCACAATAAATGCCTCCAAAAATATATCAAATATAATTCCGTTAGCGGTACTATATACCAATACATTTTCTCAATACTGGAATGCAACTGAATCATCCAACCTGACATCGACTAGGATATCAAATATGAGTTTGGCAATAAATAGTACCTTAAATAATGGTAGTTTCCAATATGCATCGAGGTCAATTTACCCTCTTATGTATGAGATACGTAATTTTACCTCACTTCATTCCTATAATAGCAGTCCATCGAGTACTACATACAATACAAGTTACTTAATAATTAACGGTTCATATTCAATAAATGCAACTGCTTACGGGTTTATTGCCTCATACCTTAACGCAAGCGTATCCCGTTTTGTCCAGAAATCCATGAATATTGGGCTGAACCCCACTGCGGATTCGATCAAAAACCTGAGCGTCTCTTTTCAGGTAAATGCCACACTAAACGTTTTTGCGCATAACCCACTTGTTTCTGTTAACCCATTGTCCATTAACAGTTTTGTTAACTTTTTGTACGGTACCAATGCCAGCATTGCGACCAGTCAGGAGATGTTGGATAACGACTTCTCAAGTTTCGCAATACTTCCGAGTTCTTACGTTTACCACCAGTTTGTCGGATACGACAACAGCACAACCATACTTGTTGTGTCATTCGACCAAAATACCTCAGCCTCGCTCATAACTTCCATTGACAACATCACCTCCACTTACAAAAGTACAATTCCAAACAGCGTCTACCTGGTGGCCGGGTCTTCAGCCCTGGATAATCAGCTTGCTGGTGAATCCTTGAACGGCATGGCTAAAGCACTCATTATCGGAATAATACTTTCAGTCGTGATAATAGGACTGTTTTTCAGGTCACCCATAGCTGCATTCATTCCTTTGCTGATTTTCGGATTCTCGGCAGTAATCTCCATGGGAATCAACGGGCTGATTTACAAATATGTACTTCACACGTCTATTTCATTTATAACACCAACTTTGCTGCTTATATTGATCCTTGGGCTGACCAGTGATTATATTGTGTACATAATGTCGAGATACAGGCAGGAGCTGCGTAAGAATAGTGCCGACCCCATCCCGGAATCAGCTCAGTGGGCAGGACACGCAGTATTCACCTCTGGATTGACAGTCGCACTGTCTTACATAGTCCTGTGGATTGCTGATGTCCCGATATTCAGTGACTCCGGTCTGACCAATGCAATAGGCGTTTCAGTTTCTATAATGCTGGCAAACACCCTCCTTATTGCGCTGCTCGCAACATTCGGCAAGAAATTGTTCTGGCCATCAAAGATTGCAGAAAACAAGAAGTTCCCTTTTGAGCATACCATGACAAAAATTGCTGGTGGCGTGATCCATAACAAGAAGAAGCTCACAGTGGTTTTTGTCCTTGTCACTCTCCTTGGTTTATATGTTTATTCCGTGACCCCAAGCAGCATGGATGTGTTCAGCCTTGTACCCAGTAGTAGCGGAATTCAGGCACTCGAACAGGTCAATGCATCGTTCCATGGTGATTTTTTTGACAGAGGTTATGTCATACTTAATTTCTCTTCGCCATTGATTGTCAACGGGCAGTACAATACTACCGAGCTGAATCAGGTGACGGGTGTTGAAAAAGCGCTTATGACGGATAACGCAATAAGCCAGGTATATGGCCCCACATATCCTTTTGGCTATAATGTCAACATATCAGCCGTGGCAAATTATCCTGCCCAGGATTCTAAACTCTATTACGAGTACATGAATGATTCAATAGGGCAGAACCCTCATTATGCCATGATCACTTTCCAGCTTGCCGAGGTTGCATGGAATACCTACTCATCAAACGCAGTAAGCAATCTTCCGGGTGTTATCGATAAAGCCACGACAGATCCCAGTTACACTTACGTTGTCGGGGGTCTTACACAGGGTCTGAACGACGCCTATTCCTACACCGCACAGACATTCTCCAAGCTGGTTCCTATCCTGGCAATTGCTGTCTTTGTTGTACTGATGATACAGCTAAGTTCGCTCCTGACGCCAATAAGGCTAATCATCATGGTTATGGCCTCAGTAGTAGTTTCACTTGCAGTCACATATATAATCTACTTCAACGTGCTCGGATTGCCCATCCTCATTTTCCTGCCTCTGTTCAGTTTCATAACGCTACTTGCTGTTGGGTTGGACTACGACATATTCATGATAACCAGGGCCCGTGAGGCGGTTATCAAGGGCATGAGCAATGAGGATGCCATTCGTACAAGTATCATAGAGAATGGAGGCGTCATAATAACGCTCGGTCTGTTGCTTTTCGCCATCTTTTTCTCCCTGACTTTCAGTGGAATAGGCATAATTCAGGAAATAGGAACAGGTCTTGCTCTAGGGGTCCTGATTGATACTTTCATCAGCTGGCCTTTCTTTGTCCCTGCAATAATGCTTATCATGAAGAAGTATAACTGGTGGCCCTCCAAGATGTCTAAGGAAAGGTAA
- a CDS encoding Acetamidase/Formamidase family protein gives MKHIDGNKPENLHFRWSPLNKLVSTVSSGEIISVLVPDSSTWQIQRHFRTEEMKRIDSSRYDGAVGPIYVDDAVPGDTLEIELVDMKTGSWGWSAIIPEMGLLKDTFSEKLMIWSIGNSAVSETAGFLEGISIPLHPFLGVVGTAPKTGENGMIPPQYFGGNMDNRLLGIGSRIYLPVNVDGALLSVSDPHAAQGDGEVCGTAIETSAEVLLKVSLIKSSTIKFPRAYSKHIAASDCTVAMGISDDLKDAAKIALLNMMDELSHYGLTSEEAYILCSVCGNLSISEIVDEPNYVVSMSVPLSVFSGRKFSRRKS, from the coding sequence ATGAAGCACATTGATGGCAATAAACCGGAAAATTTGCATTTCAGGTGGAGTCCGCTAAACAAACTTGTCTCTACAGTTTCGAGTGGCGAAATAATATCGGTTTTAGTTCCGGATTCGTCAACCTGGCAGATCCAGAGGCATTTCAGGACTGAGGAAATGAAGCGCATTGATTCTTCCAGGTATGACGGTGCAGTGGGGCCAATCTATGTTGATGATGCTGTTCCTGGGGACACGCTGGAAATTGAGCTTGTTGACATGAAGACGGGCAGCTGGGGTTGGAGCGCAATAATACCTGAAATGGGGCTGCTCAAGGACACATTCAGTGAAAAGCTCATGATCTGGAGTATAGGTAACAGCGCCGTTTCTGAAACTGCAGGATTTCTTGAAGGCATTTCAATTCCGCTTCACCCATTCCTTGGAGTTGTCGGCACTGCTCCGAAAACCGGGGAAAATGGCATGATACCTCCGCAGTATTTTGGTGGAAACATGGACAACAGGTTGCTGGGAATCGGGTCCAGGATATACTTACCCGTAAACGTGGATGGTGCATTGCTTTCTGTATCAGATCCACATGCTGCCCAGGGAGACGGCGAGGTATGCGGTACAGCCATAGAGACATCTGCAGAAGTTCTCCTTAAGGTATCGCTGATAAAAAGCAGTACCATAAAGTTCCCGCGTGCCTACTCCAAACACATTGCAGCCTCTGATTGTACTGTGGCAATGGGTATCTCTGACGACCTGAAGGATGCTGCTAAGATCGCCCTTTTGAACATGATGGATGAGCTATCTCACTATGGCCTGACATCCGAGGAAGCTTACATTCTCTGCAGCGTCTGTGGCAACCTGAGCATCAGCGAGATTGTTGACGAACCCAACTATGTTGTTTCCATGTCTGTCCCGCTCTCTGTTTTTTCAGGCAGAAAATTTTCTCGCCGAAAGTCGTAA
- the rnp4_1 gene encoding Ribonuclease P protein component 4 yields MRSRWYTLKHEKRLQLSKKDAELIARDRIKSLVELAAASHEMEPRYIILAESIARRMDITLPQSIKRSYCKRCKHLYDGKSRMRIKKGIVTITCSHCSDVRRLPYRPG; encoded by the coding sequence ATGAGGAGCAGATGGTACACCTTGAAGCATGAGAAAAGGCTGCAATTATCAAAGAAGGATGCTGAACTCATAGCCAGAGATCGCATTAAATCACTTGTGGAACTTGCTGCAGCCTCTCATGAAATGGAACCCAGGTACATTATTTTAGCAGAAAGTATCGCCAGGCGCATGGATATAACGCTTCCCCAGAGCATAAAAAGATCATATTGCAAGAGATGCAAGCACCTTTATGACGGGAAGAGCAGGATGCGCATCAAGAAAGGTATTGTCACAATAACCTGCTCCCACTGTTCCGATGTCAGGCGACTGCCATACAGACCCGGATGA
- a CDS encoding dihydroorotase, which yields MTNDLVISGRFYYQGKFQELMVGIRSGNIAEIRKTITGDKVMKIDGGIMPASTDTHVHFRDPGETEKEDFSTGSMSAIYGGTTTVMDMPNNIIPITDHERFDNKLSGIRGRSYCDYGLYSLYNGSNAALLSKKSIGIKIYLGGSTNTNGVSVRDEDIKTLNGKRIPVMFHAEDQKCLAQNHFEARNLREHNLSRPSICESLAIGTAMEYNLDKSVITHISDYNSIAATPGKKIVYEATPHHILLNDELDIGPDGKVNPPLRSREIQQNLLQHYLSGDIDIISSDHAPHTAQDKEEFQYAKSGIIGVETRVPLLLGLVSKHVLDLDLFYRTAIQNPASLFGLKKGVIDIGYRADFMAYRPSNMRRVNPERLHSKYSLSPFGGFDAIFPDSVIMGGNMVLDKGEIIENRLGNFLTGTSG from the coding sequence ATGACAAATGATTTGGTGATATCCGGGCGATTCTATTACCAGGGGAAATTCCAGGAACTTATGGTTGGGATTAGGTCCGGCAATATTGCGGAAATCAGGAAGACCATAACCGGTGACAAGGTCATGAAGATTGACGGGGGAATAATGCCTGCTTCTACGGATACTCACGTGCATTTCCGCGACCCTGGGGAGACGGAGAAGGAGGATTTCTCCACAGGATCTATGAGTGCCATTTATGGCGGAACCACCACCGTCATGGATATGCCGAATAATATAATCCCAATAACTGACCATGAACGCTTTGATAACAAGCTCTCCGGCATCAGAGGAAGAAGTTATTGTGACTACGGACTGTACTCCCTGTATAACGGGTCAAATGCAGCCCTGCTGTCAAAGAAAAGCATCGGTATCAAGATATATTTGGGAGGCAGCACAAATACCAACGGCGTTTCAGTAAGGGATGAGGATATAAAGACCCTCAACGGAAAGCGTATCCCGGTGATGTTCCATGCTGAGGACCAGAAATGCCTTGCACAGAATCATTTTGAGGCACGAAACCTCAGGGAGCACAATCTTTCAAGACCTTCAATATGCGAATCACTTGCAATAGGAACAGCAATGGAATACAACCTGGACAAAAGCGTCATCACGCACATATCCGACTATAATTCTATCGCGGCCACGCCTGGGAAAAAGATTGTTTATGAAGCTACTCCACACCATATTCTGCTGAACGATGAGCTTGATATTGGACCCGATGGCAAGGTTAACCCGCCATTGAGATCAAGAGAGATACAGCAGAATCTCCTGCAGCATTACCTTTCTGGAGATATAGATATAATTTCATCAGATCATGCCCCGCACACAGCTCAGGATAAAGAAGAGTTCCAGTACGCCAAGTCTGGAATAATAGGTGTCGAGACAAGAGTTCCCCTCCTGCTTGGACTCGTTTCGAAGCATGTGCTTGATCTCGACCTGTTTTACAGAACCGCCATACAGAACCCCGCAAGTTTGTTCGGGCTGAAGAAAGGCGTCATTGATATCGGGTACAGGGCTGATTTCATGGCGTACAGGCCAAGCAACATGAGGCGGGTTAACCCTGAACGCCTCCATTCAAAGTATTCTCTTTCTCCATTCGGCGGGTTTGATGCAATATTCCCTGATTCTGTCATTATGGGTGGAAACATGGTGCTGGATAAGGGAGAAATAATAGAAAACCGTCTCGGTAATTTCCTGACCGGGACTTCCGGATGA
- a CDS encoding molybdenum cofactor biosynthesis protein A encodes MRITEIFHSIQGEGIYMGIPMLFVRTNRCNLRCRWCDSTYTFTGGYEMPLQDLLDTVRQAREKWVCFTGGEPLIQAEAEDFVHSVAEMGRSVLIETSGSIDISRYVFTPSVSIDMDVKTPSSGEEKSFRPKNLEFIRSNDYLKFVIADIVDYEFSKNFLVNLKRDLNVVFQPAWGADAKFLVESVISDGLNVRVLPQFHKYVWGEIHGV; translated from the coding sequence ATGAGGATTACGGAAATATTTCACAGTATCCAGGGTGAGGGTATTTACATGGGCATACCTATGCTCTTCGTAAGGACAAACAGGTGCAACCTGAGATGCAGGTGGTGTGATTCCACGTACACTTTCACCGGCGGATATGAAATGCCTCTGCAGGACCTGCTTGACACTGTCAGGCAGGCCAGGGAAAAATGGGTCTGCTTTACTGGGGGTGAACCCCTGATACAGGCCGAGGCTGAAGATTTTGTCCACTCCGTGGCTGAAATGGGCAGGAGTGTATTGATTGAGACCAGCGGGTCTATTGATATCAGCAGATACGTCTTTACCCCCAGCGTGAGCATTGACATGGACGTCAAGACACCCTCCTCCGGCGAGGAAAAGTCATTCAGGCCCAAGAACCTCGAGTTCATCCGCAGCAACGACTACCTTAAATTTGTGATTGCAGACATCGTCGACTATGAATTTTCAAAGAACTTCCTGGTGAACCTGAAAAGGGATCTAAACGTAGTTTTCCAGCCTGCATGGGGTGCAGACGCAAAATTTCTGGTCGAATCCGTTATTTCCGACGGGTTGAATGTAAGAGTTCTCCCGCAGTTCCACAAATACGTGTGGGGTGAAATTCATGGAGTTTAG
- the pepQ_1 gene encoding Xaa-Pro dipeptidase translates to MNYKQIFDYARETDTILILNGGEGSIDKTFFYLTGAESGIFEGSALIVTPEKIKIITSNLEEESAKSTGLDTLVFSSNAEKNKILQDELKGINSIGLNYSSLTLDRYKELLRIIPDKEFVDVSNTIAEARRLKSTEELNKLREAARIGSTAVEAVVQELKEGMTESELSALFGYEMMKLGASEPSFSTIIAFGSNSSMPHYSPGSRKLKKGDFVLMDFGALYKRYCSDITRTVVFGRASAEQKEMYGVVKQAQTDSMKAIKANVNGRDIDGIARKIIDASKYKGRFIHSLGHGLGMDVHDHPALSSGYDFPLKENMVVTVEPGVYVPGVGGVRIEDDVIVKKDGFEKITTAPSDLLEIS, encoded by the coding sequence ATGAACTACAAGCAGATTTTTGACTACGCTCGCGAAACGGACACCATTCTCATATTGAACGGCGGAGAGGGTTCAATAGATAAGACATTCTTCTACCTCACAGGTGCTGAAAGCGGAATTTTCGAAGGGTCAGCACTGATAGTCACACCTGAAAAAATTAAGATAATAACGTCAAACCTTGAGGAGGAGTCTGCAAAGTCCACCGGGCTTGATACTCTTGTCTTCAGTTCAAACGCCGAGAAAAATAAAATACTGCAGGACGAGTTGAAGGGCATCAACTCCATTGGCCTCAACTACTCATCGCTCACTCTTGACAGGTACAAAGAGCTTCTCAGGATTATTCCAGACAAGGAGTTTGTGGATGTTTCTAATACGATTGCTGAAGCCAGGCGCCTGAAATCGACTGAAGAACTCAATAAACTCAGGGAAGCTGCAAGGATAGGAAGCACTGCCGTTGAAGCTGTTGTTCAGGAACTGAAGGAGGGCATGACCGAAAGTGAACTCTCAGCCCTGTTTGGATACGAGATGATGAAGTTGGGCGCATCCGAACCTTCATTCAGCACCATAATTGCTTTTGGTTCGAATAGCTCAATGCCTCACTACTCACCAGGATCAAGGAAACTGAAGAAGGGTGATTTTGTTCTTATGGATTTTGGAGCGCTCTACAAGAGGTACTGCTCAGATATAACCAGAACAGTTGTCTTCGGGAGGGCCTCTGCCGAGCAGAAAGAGATGTACGGTGTGGTTAAGCAGGCACAGACAGACAGCATGAAGGCAATAAAGGCAAATGTCAATGGCAGGGACATAGATGGAATTGCCAGGAAGATAATTGACGCAAGCAAATATAAAGGCAGATTCATCCACTCCTTGGGCCATGGCCTTGGAATGGACGTGCACGATCATCCTGCACTGTCCAGCGGATACGATTTCCCGCTCAAGGAGAACATGGTTGTCACGGTCGAACCTGGAGTATATGTACCTGGTGTTGGTGGTGTGCGCATAGAGGATGATGTCATAGTGAAGAAAGACGGTTTCGAGAAGATAACTACCGCACCTTCCGACCTGCTAGAAATTTCATGA
- a CDS encoding DNA primase large subunit produces the protein MSSTVEILPADVFGLPRVKEIVESPDPTLSIVRRTAIDCIDNLVSDEYKPSIFSNQIFMFTLWLLRYLGENVLISRFINAQRDILTDELSGLENEDVEDYCNRMGMNIIYDVESEVYRVPFDTFIRNNTKISGEKYRLTYQPVINGTIYAGKDTVIKIAREHFVKVVFSFVEGLSMNDVTEAFEPYADFISSMRVLYEQLKSKRKVDLGEVDATKFPPCIREYISEMKSGVNLPHLARFTLVSFLHKTGMTSSEIIELFKTAPDYNEKMTVYQVNHVTGEISGTEYSPPKCAVLKSNHLCFMGEDTLCNQEWLRHPLQYYQIKKKHSK, from the coding sequence ATGAGCAGCACTGTCGAAATACTGCCAGCAGACGTATTTGGACTACCAAGGGTCAAGGAGATCGTCGAGTCTCCTGACCCGACATTATCCATAGTGAGAAGAACTGCCATAGATTGCATCGATAACCTTGTCTCTGATGAGTACAAGCCTTCTATATTCAGCAACCAGATTTTCATGTTCACCCTTTGGCTTTTGCGCTACTTGGGCGAGAATGTCCTGATATCCCGGTTTATCAACGCGCAGAGGGATATACTTACAGATGAGCTTTCAGGGCTGGAGAATGAGGACGTCGAGGACTACTGCAACAGGATGGGCATGAATATAATCTATGATGTTGAAAGTGAAGTTTACAGGGTACCGTTTGACACGTTTATCAGGAACAATACCAAGATAAGTGGAGAGAAATACAGGTTGACTTACCAGCCGGTTATCAATGGAACTATCTATGCAGGTAAGGATACTGTGATCAAGATAGCCCGGGAGCACTTTGTAAAGGTCGTTTTCAGTTTTGTCGAGGGCCTGTCAATGAATGATGTTACTGAGGCGTTTGAGCCATACGCGGATTTCATTTCTTCAATGAGGGTACTTTACGAACAGCTAAAATCAAAGAGAAAAGTTGATCTTGGCGAGGTGGATGCAACAAAGTTCCCGCCCTGTATCAGGGAATATATATCTGAAATGAAGTCGGGTGTCAACCTGCCACATCTTGCCAGGTTTACTCTGGTCTCATTCCTGCACAAAACCGGGATGACGAGTTCAGAGATCATAGAGCTTTTCAAGACTGCTCCTGATTATAACGAGAAGATGACAGTTTACCAGGTTAACCATGTCACCGGTGAAATATCCGGCACCGAATATTCTCCGCCAAAGTGCGCTGTACTAAAATCAAATCACCTGTGCTTCATGGGTGAGGATACGCTGTGCAACCAGGAATGGTTAAGACACCCGCTTCAGTATTACCAGATCAAGAAGAAGCATTCAAAGTAG
- a CDS encoding signal recognition particle protein Srp19 — protein MTITLYSQYFNNSISRRLGRRVSRNAAKNFSESKLDELLRSINAKFEVRPAKYPRAPWLSGNIYVVESGLKKSTIIKMLERKLL, from the coding sequence ATGACCATCACCCTCTATTCACAGTATTTCAATAACTCCATATCCCGGCGATTGGGACGCAGGGTTTCCCGTAACGCTGCAAAGAATTTTTCTGAGTCGAAACTTGATGAACTGCTTCGTTCGATAAACGCCAAGTTTGAAGTTCGTCCGGCGAAGTATCCGAGGGCTCCATGGCTCAGCGGAAACATTTATGTTGTTGAATCCGGCTTAAAAAAATCCACTATCATAAAGATGCTTGAGAGAAAACTACTTTGA